One genomic window of Camelina sativa cultivar DH55 chromosome 5, Cs, whole genome shotgun sequence includes the following:
- the LOC104787436 gene encoding uncharacterized protein LOC104787436: MALRQKLGWSEGDLMRSDAKPCSRLMRQTAAIFTVGGAIGFWVLCRLHYGPRITVPRSLRWAGCGAVSVSTSTAMLVRLFSPECEPQNIAAYDHIKTPQASLP; this comes from the exons ATGGCGTTAAGGCAGAAGTTAGGATGGTCAGAGGGAGATCTAATGAGATCAGATGCTAAGCCATGTTCAAGACTGATGAGACAAACTGCTGCCATTTTCACTGTTGGTGGAGCTATTGGTTTCTGGGTTCTCTGCAGACTTCACTATG GTCCTAGGATCACAGTGCCAAGGAGTTTACGGTGGGCGGGGTGTGGTGCTGTGTCTGTGAGCACATCAACTGCGATGCTTGTCCGTCTCTTCAGCCCTGAATGTGAACCACAAAACATTGCTGCCTATGATCACATCAAAACCCCTCAAGCTTCACTCCCTTAA
- the LOC104787438 gene encoding aspartic proteinase A1-like isoform X1, whose amino-acid sequence MVSSEARNKLIHQATCFCLLAILLHPTTSSDLFRVGLKKRRLELDDVRASRVIRKLKYSQHPTVGGDSSDQNQVILKNFLDAQYYGVIGIGTPSQEFEVIFDTGSSNLWVPSSKCYFSLACYLHPKYKSTKSKTYTKNGKTCTITYGSGSISGFFSEDNVKVGDLVVKNQEFIEATSEGSLSFLLGKFDGLLGLGFQEISVGNAVPVWYNMVDQGLVKEKVFSFWLNRDTEAEVGGEIVFGGVDPAHFKGHHTYVPVTRKGYWQFNMGDIFVGTNSTGFCEQGCAAIMDSGTSLLAGPTTVITQINHAIGAEGIVSAECKGVVSQYGEMIWDLLVTKVLPRQVCKELGLCVFGQETDGNKNSGGEREIITSM is encoded by the exons ATGGTTTCCTCTGAAGCACGAAACAAACTTATCCATCAAGCCACTTGTTTCTGTCTGTTAGCAATCTTGCTTCATCCAACAACCTCCAGTGATCTGTTTCGTGTTGGTCTGAAGAAGAGACGGCTTGAGCTCGATGATGTAAGAGCCAGCAGAGTTATCCGGAAGCTGAAATATTCACAACATCCCACAGTAGGAGGTGATTCTAGTGACCAAAACCAGGTGATTCTTAAAAACTTCTTGGATGCTCAATACTACGGAGTTATTGGAATTGGAACGCCTTCGCAGGAATTTGAAGTTATATTCGATACTGGAAGTTCCAATCTCTGGGTTCCATCTTCAAAATGCTACTTCTCT CTTGCTTGCTATCTCCATCCCAAGTACAAGTCAACGAAATCCAAAACATACACCAAGAATG GAAAGACGTGTACAATAACTTATGGGTCGGGGTCGATCTCTGGCTTCTTTAGTGAGGACAATGTGAAAGTTGGTGATCTTGTAGTTAAGAATCAG GAGTTTATCGAAGCTACAAGCGAAGGGAGTCTCTCTTTTCTCCTTGGAAAGTTTGATGGTCTACTCGGGTTAGGATTTCAGGAGATATCAGTCGGGAATGCGGTCCCAGTTTGGTACAACATGGTGGATCAAGGACTAGTTAAGGAGAAAGTTTTCTCATTCTGGCTAAACCGTGACACGGAAGCTGAAGTTGGAGGTGAGATTGTGTTTGGCGGTGTTGATCCGGCCCACTTCAAAGGCCACCACACTTATGTCCCTGTCACTAGAAAAGGCTATTGGCAG TTTAACATGGGCGATATCTTTGTTGGTACCAACTCAACTG GTTTTTGTGAGCAAGGTTGTGCAGCAATTATGGACTCAGGAACTTCACTTCTTGCTGGACcaact ACTGTGATCACGCAAATTAACCATGCGATTGGCGCTGAGGGCATTGTAAGCGCGGAGTGCAAGGGTGTTGTCTCTCAATACGGAGAAATGATATGGGATCTGTTAGTAACAAAG GTGCTACCTCGTCAAGTGTGTAAAGAGCTTGGTCTCTGCGTTTTCGGACAAGA GACGGACGGGAATAAAAACAGtggtggagaaagagagatcatcACTTCTATGTGA
- the LOC104787438 gene encoding aspartic proteinase A1-like isoform X2, whose amino-acid sequence MVSSEARNKLIHQATCFCLLAILLHPTTSSDLFRVGLKKRRLELDDVRASRVIRKLKYSQHPTVGGDSSDQNQVILKNFLDAQYYGVIGIGTPSQEFEVIFDTGSSNLWVPSSKCYFSLACYLHPKYKSTKSKTYTKNGKTCTITYGSGSISGFFSEDNVKVGDLVVKNQEFIEATSEGSLSFLLGKFDGLLGLGFQEISVGNAVPVWYNMVDQGLVKEKVFSFWLNRDTEAEVGGEIVFGGVDPAHFKGHHTYVPVTRKGYWQFNMGDIFVGTNSTGFCEQGCAAIMDSGTSLLAGPTTVITQINHAIGAEGIVSAECKGVVSQYGEMIWDLLVTKVLPRQVCKELGLCVFGQEYVRTGIKTVVEKERSSLLCEVCEMTVVWVQTKLKLNETKEKAFEYVNQLCESLPSPAGESIIDCNNIENMPNVTFTIGGNPFSLTPQQYILKTGVGYAEMCISGFSAYDLPPPTGPLWIIGDVFMGAYHTVFDSENLQIGIAEAT is encoded by the exons ATGGTTTCCTCTGAAGCACGAAACAAACTTATCCATCAAGCCACTTGTTTCTGTCTGTTAGCAATCTTGCTTCATCCAACAACCTCCAGTGATCTGTTTCGTGTTGGTCTGAAGAAGAGACGGCTTGAGCTCGATGATGTAAGAGCCAGCAGAGTTATCCGGAAGCTGAAATATTCACAACATCCCACAGTAGGAGGTGATTCTAGTGACCAAAACCAGGTGATTCTTAAAAACTTCTTGGATGCTCAATACTACGGAGTTATTGGAATTGGAACGCCTTCGCAGGAATTTGAAGTTATATTCGATACTGGAAGTTCCAATCTCTGGGTTCCATCTTCAAAATGCTACTTCTCT CTTGCTTGCTATCTCCATCCCAAGTACAAGTCAACGAAATCCAAAACATACACCAAGAATG GAAAGACGTGTACAATAACTTATGGGTCGGGGTCGATCTCTGGCTTCTTTAGTGAGGACAATGTGAAAGTTGGTGATCTTGTAGTTAAGAATCAG GAGTTTATCGAAGCTACAAGCGAAGGGAGTCTCTCTTTTCTCCTTGGAAAGTTTGATGGTCTACTCGGGTTAGGATTTCAGGAGATATCAGTCGGGAATGCGGTCCCAGTTTGGTACAACATGGTGGATCAAGGACTAGTTAAGGAGAAAGTTTTCTCATTCTGGCTAAACCGTGACACGGAAGCTGAAGTTGGAGGTGAGATTGTGTTTGGCGGTGTTGATCCGGCCCACTTCAAAGGCCACCACACTTATGTCCCTGTCACTAGAAAAGGCTATTGGCAG TTTAACATGGGCGATATCTTTGTTGGTACCAACTCAACTG GTTTTTGTGAGCAAGGTTGTGCAGCAATTATGGACTCAGGAACTTCACTTCTTGCTGGACcaact ACTGTGATCACGCAAATTAACCATGCGATTGGCGCTGAGGGCATTGTAAGCGCGGAGTGCAAGGGTGTTGTCTCTCAATACGGAGAAATGATATGGGATCTGTTAGTAACAAAG GTGCTACCTCGTCAAGTGTGTAAAGAGCTTGGTCTCTGCGTTTTCGGACAAGAGTATGT ACGGACGGGAATAAAAACAGtggtggagaaagagagatcatcACTTCTATGTGAAGTTTGTGAGATGACTGTTGTTTGGGTTCAAACAAAACTGAAACTGAATGAAACCAAAGAGAAAGCGTTTGAATACGTAAACCAGCTTTGTGAGAGCCTTCCAAGTCCCGCAGGTGAATCAATTATCGACTGCAATAACATCGAAAACATGCCAAATGTTACATTCACAATTGGAGGCAACCCCTTCTCTCTCACACCTCAACAA TACATTCTCAAAACTGGAGTAGGCTATGCAGAGATGTGCATAAGCGGGTTTTCGGCTTACGATTTGCCTCCACCGACTGGTCCTCTCTG GATTATTGGGGATGTCTTTATGGGAGCCTACCACACCGTTTTTGACTCAGAAAATCTGCAAATCGGAATCGCAGAAGCTACATAA
- the LOC104787437 gene encoding aspartic proteinase-like — MVSSEARNKLIHQATCFCLLAILLHPTTSTNLFRVGLKKRQLELEDIRASRVISKLKYSHSQHPSDYQSLATLGGGFSDQDHQVILKNYLNAQYYGVIGIGTPPQEFKVLFDTGSSNLWVPSSKCYLSLTCYLHPKYKSTKSKTYTKNGKPGTIKYGSGSMSGFFSEDNVKVGDLVVKNQEFIEATRERSLTYLLAKFDGLLGLGFQEISVGNAVPVWYNMMGQGLVREKVFSFWLNRDTEAEIGGEIVFGGVDPAHFKGNHTYVPVTRKGFWQFNMGDIFVSNNSTGFCEQGCAAIMYSGTSLIAGPTTVIAQINHAIGAKGVVSAECNEIISQYGEMIWDLLVSKVSRRQVCKELGLCVFRQDTGIKTVVEKERSSALCKVCEMVVVWIHTKLKMNETKEKVFEYVYQLCESHLSPAGEAVFDCNNIENMPNVTFTIGGNPFSLTPQQYILKTRVGHTEMCISGFAGYDLPSPTGPLWIIGDVFMGAYHTVFDSGNLQIGIAVAT, encoded by the exons ATGGTTTCCTCTGAAGCACGAAACAAACTTATCCATCAAGCCACTTGTTTTTGTCTCTTAGCAATCTTGCTTCATCCAACAACCTCCACCAATCTGTTTCGTGTTGGTCTGAAGAAGAGACAGCTTGAGCTTGAAGATATAAGAGCCAGCAGAGTGATCAGTAAGCTGAAATATTCACATTCACAACATCCCTCAGATTACCAGTCTTTAGCTACTTTAGGAGGTGGTTTTAGTGACCAAGATCATCAGGTGATTCTTAAAAACTACTTGAACGCCCAATACTATGGAGTTATTGGAATCGGAACGCCTCCACAAGAATTCAAAGTTCTATTCGATACCGGAAGTTCCAATCTCTGGGTTCCATCTTCAAAATGCTACTTATCC CTGACTTGTTATCTCCATCCCAAGTACAAGTCCACCAAATCCAAAACATACACCAAGAATG GAAAGCCCGGTACGATAAAATATGGGTCAGGGTCGATGTCTGGCTTCTTTAGCGAGGATAACGTGAAAGTTGGTGATCTTGTAGTCAAGAATCAG GAGTTTATTGAAGCTACACGCGAAAGGAGTCTCACTTATCTCCTAGCAAAGTTTGATGGTCTACTCGGGTTAGGATTTCAGGAGATATCAGTCGGAAATGCGGTCCCAGTTTGGTACAACATGATGGGTCAAGGACTAGTGAGGGAGAAGGTTTTCTCATTCTGGCTAAACCGTGATACGGAAGCTGAAATTGGAGGTGAGATTGTTTTTGGCGGTGTTGATCCAGCCCACTTTAAAGGCAACCACACCTATGTCCCTGTCACTAGAAAAGGCTTTTGGCAG TTTAACATGGGCGATATCTTTGTTAGTAACAACTCAACTG GTTTTTGTGAGCAAGGTTGTGCTGCAATTATGTACTCAGGAACTTCACTAATTGCTGGACCAACA ACCGTGATTGCACAAATAAACCACGCAATTGGCGCTAAGGGAGTTGTAAGCGCGGAGTGCAATGAAATTATCTCTCAATATGGAGAAATGATATGGGATCTGTTAGTATCAAAG GTGTCGCGTCGTCAAGTGTGTAAAGAGCTCGGACTCTGCGTTTTCCGACAAGA CACCGGAATAAAAACAGTTGTGGAGAAAGAAAGATCATCAGCTCTATGTAAAGTTTGTGAGatggttgttgtttggattcatACAAAACTGAAAATGAATGAAACCAAAGAGAAAGTGTTTGAATACGTATACCAGCTTTGTGAGAGCCATCTCAGTCCCGCAGGCGAGGCAGTTTTCGACTGCAATAACATCGAAAACATGCCAAATGTTACATTTACAATTGGAGGCAACCCCTTCTCTCTCACCCCTCAACAG tACATTCTCAAAACTCGAGTTGGCCATACTGAGATGTGCATAAGCGGGTTTGCCGGTTATGACTTGCCTTCACCGACTGGTCCTCTCTG GATTATTGGGGATGTCTTTATGGGAGCCTACCACACCGTATTCGATTCAGGCAATCTTCAAATCGGAATAGCAGTAGCTACATAA